One Phoenix dactylifera cultivar Barhee BC4 chromosome 14, palm_55x_up_171113_PBpolish2nd_filt_p, whole genome shotgun sequence DNA window includes the following coding sequences:
- the LOC103705767 gene encoding uncharacterized protein LOC103705767, which translates to MRKRTRREEEEEPFSFTKGDSMLHTSCMENPEEKTRVSDSHEDPLPPSESLQVKNSEELVAPDISSKNGVKGKIECYNNPESSQSEIPTEASSKGPSVEDCGREKLKRHRMEMAGRVWIPEKWGQESLLKDWADCAAFDRSLVPKGLTLAREALMDERRRVNSGQLRIENQC; encoded by the coding sequence ATGAGAAAGAGAAcaaggagagaggaggaggaggagccctTCTCATTTACCAAAGGAGACAGCATGCTTCACACGAGCTGCATGGAGAACCCCGAGGAGAAAACTCGAGTATCAGATTCCCATGAGGACCCGCTTCCACCCTCTGAGAGCCTTCAAGTGAAGAATTCGGAGGAACTCGTTGCCCCCGATATATCTTCGAAGAATGGTGTTAAAGGAAAGATAGAGTGCTACAATAATCCTGAGAGCTCGCAGTCGGAGATCCCGACGGAGGCGAGCTCTAAGGGACCTTCGGTTGAAGACTGCGGGCGAGAGAAGCTCAAGAGGCACAGGATGGAGATGGCAGGCCGGGTTTGGATACCGGAGAAATGGGGGCAGGAGAGCTTGCTGAAGGATTGGGCAGACTGTGCAGCCTTTGATAGATCTCTCGTCCCCAAGGGATTGACGTTGGCTCGAGAGGCTTTGATGGACGAACGCCGACGGGTGAATTCCGGCCAGCTGCGGATAGAGAACCAATGCTGA